The Rubripirellula amarantea genome includes the window TGATCCGGCGCAAGGATCGAACATCGCGTGTGAGTACTCATACGGATCGCGATGCTCGGACTTGCGAACAACCAGCGTTGGGATCTTTGCTTCTCGGGCAACGTTCAGGCCTTTGACGGTACCGCTACTGCTGATGACCAGTTTGATGTCGATGGGCAAATCGTGCTTATCGCGATGGTGAATCAGGTTCGCCAGTGTTCGACCGCTGCCGCTTAAGAACACTGCGATGGGCAGATGTGCTTTCGACATCAGTTCACCACTCGCTTGACGTACACATGACCGTATTCCGCTTCAATGGCGTCTACCGATTCGATGACTGCAAGTGAAACGGAGTTCGCCAGCGTTTCGTTAGCGATCATTTCATTGTGTTCGTTGACCGCTGCGGACACTTCGTCGTCGCTGGTCGAGACACCAATCTCAATACGGTCAAGGTATTCGCATTCGATTGCCTTGCGTTGATTTTGAACGGTGCGAATGATGTCTTTGGCGATGCCTTCGCGGCGAAGTTCATCGGTGACTTCGGTATTGAGCACGACGACGCACTTCAAACCTTGCGCGGCTGCCCAACCTTCGCGAGCTTGCAAACGTACTTCGATGTCCTGATCGTCCAGAACAATCGGCCCATCTGGCAACTCGATCGTGACGCTGCCGTCTTTTTGCATCGATTGCAAGAGAGCGTTCCCATCGGCGTCGGCCAATGCCTTCTTCACCGCTGGAATGTTCTTGCCAACCTTGGGGCCAAGTCGTTTGAAGTTCGGCACCACCAAGTACTTCACGTATTCATCGCCCTCGGTGGTGTACTCGACAGCTTTGACATTCAGTTCTTCGCGTACCAACGCATCGTGTTGCCTGAGCCAATCCACATGAGTGTCATCGGTAAGCACCACTTCCACGCGAGACAACGGCAAGCGAACCTTCAATTTTGCTTCCGCCCGCGCCGCCCGGCCAAGCGAAGCAATTTCGCGAAGCACATTCATCGACGCCGAAAGTGTCGGGTCGATTCGCGTAGGATCCGATACCGGATAATCGCAAAGGTGAACGCTCTTAAGCACCTTGTCGCCGAACGGTTCCGACAGGCTTTTCCATAGGGTTTCGGACAAGAACGGAACAAACGGCGCGATCAATTTGGAAACTTCGATCAACGTTTCGTAGAGTGTCCAGTAAGCGTCGAGCTTGTCTTGGGAATCCGTTTCCTTAGCCCAGAAGCGATCGCGCGATCGCCGTACGTACCAATTGCTAAGTCCGTCGACCAAACTCGTGATCGCTTTACAAGCGTTGTAGTTATCCAACGCATCCATACGTTCGGTAACAACGGCAACGGTGGAGCTTAGTTCGGAAAGGATCCAACGATCAATCTCGCTACGCTCGGACGCGTCGCGATATTGAGGCGACGATGCGAGTGATTCAGGCGATAAATTTTCATCCGCCCCGGTTGCCGTGGTCGGGTCAAAGCCATCGATCTCGGCGTAGATCGTCAAGAAGCTGTAAACGTTCCAAAGTCGCAACAAGAACTCGGGGATCGAATCTTTAATGGACTGTTCGGCATAGATGATCGAGCTCCATGGCGGCTGGTTGGCAAAGAAGTACCAACGCAGAGCATCAGCACCATAGCGATCAAAGATTTCGTCTGGGCTGCGATAGTTGCGAAGGCTCTTTGACATCTTGCCAACAAGTCGTTTGAACTTCTTGCCGGGATGCTTCGCCTGTTCCTCTTCGGACAACACCATCGTGCCGTCTTCTGCTTCGTACCATTGAGACAACATCAGGCCGAGCACGATGCAATTACGAAATGGGTGCGGGTAGTCGGCGACAACCCCAAGCTCTTTCTTGCTGGTTCCCTTCTTGCCGAACAACATCGTGCTGATCGCAAGTTGGCTGTAGAACCAACCGCGGGTTTGATCCAAGGCTTCGCTGATGAAGTCGGCTGGGAATTGGTCCTCGAACCGATCGGCATTTTGATGCGGGTAACCCCACTGAGCGAACGGCATCGCGCCGCTGTCGTACCAGCAATCGATGACTTCGGTAACGCGGTTCATTCGTGCGCCCGGAGCGAACGGCGAATCATAGGTGACTTCGTCGATGTATGGTTTGTGAACACGCAGGTCGTCAACCAGTTCGGGATTAGCGGCTTTCGCCTTCGCCCAAACTTCGGTTCCTTGGATGCCGGGTTTGGCGAGCAGTTCGTCATAACAAGAAATGGCTTCCTGCTTGCCCGTTTCGCTGCAGGTCCAAATGGGAAGCGGCGTGCCCCAGAAACGTTCGCGAGACAAAGCCCAATCAACGTTTGATTCCAGGAAGTTACCGAAGCGGCCATCTTTGATGTGATCGGGCTGCCAGCCAATCTTGGCGTTGTTGGCAAGCATTTCGTCCTTGAACTCAGTTGTCCGAATGAACCAACTGCGACGAGGATACTGGATGAGCGGGTCTTGATCGGCTCGCCAACAAAACGGGTATTCGTGCAGGTATTGTTCGAGCAACAACAGTCGACCGGATTCTTTGAGCTCACGCGAGATCGGCTTGTCGGCGTCTTTCACCCAGACGCCCTTCATGGACGCGAACTCATCGGTGAACTTTCCATCGGGACCGACTGCGCAAAGTAGTTCGGGAGCATCGCCATCAACAAATCGCTTTTGCTCCTCGATCAGCACGTCGTAGTCGACCTCACCAAACGCAGGAGCCTGGTGAACGATGCCGCTACCCGATTCCGTAGTGACAAAGTCAGCCGCAACGATCCGCCAGTACTTGGATGCTTCGCCACCCTCGACCAGCTTGCCGCTTGGGTCGCCAGTGGCTTTGACGTAGTTATCAAACGGTGGCGTGTAGCGTTGTCCGATTAGGGACTCGCCGCTGATCGTTTCGACAACTTCCAGTTCACGTTTGAGCTTCGCTGAAATGGTTTCCACCAGGGCCGACGCCATCACCAGCTCTTGGTCGGTTTCGGGATCTTTGCAGACGGCATAGTCGATCTTGCTCGGATGCACGGCCGCGTACATGTTGCTCGGCAACGTCCAAGGGGTGGTGGTCCAAACCACAAGTGAGCGACCGGGGTGGTCAACTAAAGGAAACAGCACATACACACTTGGGTCGGCGACTTCTCGATAGCCTTGGCCGACTTCACCAGCGGATAACGCCGTCCCACCTTGAGCCCACCACCACACGATCTTGTGACCCTGGTACAGCAACCCTTGATCGAACAGTGTCTTTAGGGACCACCAAACGGATTCGACGTAGCTTTGGTGGTAGGTGACGTAGGCATCGTCCAAATCCACCCAAAAGCCCAGTCGGCGAGTCAGCGTTTGCCACTGCTGCATGTATCGCCAAACACTTGCCTGGCATTTTTGAATGAAGGGTTCGATGCCGTAAGCTTCGATTTCTTCTTTGCTGTGAATCCCGAGCTCCTTACCGACTTCGACTTCGACGGGTAATCCGTGCGTGTCCCATCCGGCCTTGCGCTCGCATCGGTAGCCCTTCATCGTTTTGTAACGAGGAAACACGTCCTTGATGCTGCGGGTCAGGCAATGGCCGGGGTGCGGCATGCCGTTGGCCGTCGGCGGGCCTTCGTAAAACACGAACGAGGGCCCATCGGCGCGCCGTTGCAGCGACGCTTGGTAGATTTCATTCTCGTCCCAGAATTTTAGGATTTCCTCTTCGAGTTTAGGAAAACTGGGGCTACCGGAAGGGGCACGAAGGGGGCTGGCCGATGCGGGCATGGTGGTCGTGGCGCTAGCGTGGCAAATAGGAAGGCGAGGACGGTCAATCACGAACGCGTGATTGTAGAGCGCAGCGGCCAATCGCCGTAGGCCGGCTAATCTGAGAAGCCACGCCGGGGCCGTTGGTTCGCGCGGAGCCAAAACGGTTCACGCTGAACCAAAAGTAGCTCGTATCGCCCGAAACGAACAATCCGTGCCAAACTCGTTCGTGCGAGATTTCGCGGTACCCATGACACTCGCGGTAGCCATGACGTTCGCCGTGCCTATGAAGTTCACCGTGCCCATGAAGTTCACCGTGCCCATGACGTTCACCGTGCCCATGACGTTCACCGTGCCCGGCCCTCGCAACCAGCGAGCTCAACCCAGGGGGCGTCGAAGCAAGCCAGCCCGCCCAGTGGTCACAACCGCCAGGGCCGCGGGCGCTTAGATGCTGGCTACTAGATGTTGGCTACGAAACTGTCGCGGC containing:
- the ileS gene encoding isoleucine--tRNA ligase, whose amino-acid sequence is MPASASPLRAPSGSPSFPKLEEEILKFWDENEIYQASLQRRADGPSFVFYEGPPTANGMPHPGHCLTRSIKDVFPRYKTMKGYRCERKAGWDTHGLPVEVEVGKELGIHSKEEIEAYGIEPFIQKCQASVWRYMQQWQTLTRRLGFWVDLDDAYVTYHQSYVESVWWSLKTLFDQGLLYQGHKIVWWWAQGGTALSAGEVGQGYREVADPSVYVLFPLVDHPGRSLVVWTTTPWTLPSNMYAAVHPSKIDYAVCKDPETDQELVMASALVETISAKLKRELEVVETISGESLIGQRYTPPFDNYVKATGDPSGKLVEGGEASKYWRIVAADFVTTESGSGIVHQAPAFGEVDYDVLIEEQKRFVDGDAPELLCAVGPDGKFTDEFASMKGVWVKDADKPISRELKESGRLLLLEQYLHEYPFCWRADQDPLIQYPRRSWFIRTTEFKDEMLANNAKIGWQPDHIKDGRFGNFLESNVDWALSRERFWGTPLPIWTCSETGKQEAISCYDELLAKPGIQGTEVWAKAKAANPELVDDLRVHKPYIDEVTYDSPFAPGARMNRVTEVIDCWYDSGAMPFAQWGYPHQNADRFEDQFPADFISEALDQTRGWFYSQLAISTMLFGKKGTSKKELGVVADYPHPFRNCIVLGLMLSQWYEAEDGTMVLSEEEQAKHPGKKFKRLVGKMSKSLRNYRSPDEIFDRYGADALRWYFFANQPPWSSIIYAEQSIKDSIPEFLLRLWNVYSFLTIYAEIDGFDPTTATGADENLSPESLASSPQYRDASERSEIDRWILSELSSTVAVVTERMDALDNYNACKAITSLVDGLSNWYVRRSRDRFWAKETDSQDKLDAYWTLYETLIEVSKLIAPFVPFLSETLWKSLSEPFGDKVLKSVHLCDYPVSDPTRIDPTLSASMNVLREIASLGRAARAEAKLKVRLPLSRVEVVLTDDTHVDWLRQHDALVREELNVKAVEYTTEGDEYVKYLVVPNFKRLGPKVGKNIPAVKKALADADGNALLQSMQKDGSVTIELPDGPIVLDDQDIEVRLQAREGWAAAQGLKCVVVLNTEVTDELRREGIAKDIIRTVQNQRKAIECEYLDRIEIGVSTSDDEVSAAVNEHNEMIANETLANSVSLAVIESVDAIEAEYGHVYVKRVVN